In the Ornithodoros turicata isolate Travis chromosome 5, ASM3712646v1, whole genome shotgun sequence genome, TGCAAGCCCATTGAACTTCATTCAACTCGAACTTTATTCGGTCCTATAAATGAACCCAGAGCACTGGGAAAAAAGCTACTGACGTAGCTTGCGTAGCCAGTTTTCGGATTTCATCAGTGGCATCAAGGCCCGAAGCACGTGGTCCGAAGACACTCCCACTGCGCATGAAAACAgcatgagagaaaaaaaaagagggcgggTCCTGTCCAATCACGCATTTTCCCTTCGTAAGCTTATCTGTTCAcagccacactcttagaaatgaacttcaccacatagcacgctcctagccaaccatcatctcgaatgacaacgttctcgcccctgatttgctgaaaacgggaggaggagcctattttgtgcccattatgcacggcacaaaataggctcctcctcccgttttcaacaaatcaggggcgagaacgttgtcattcgggatgatggttggctaggagagtgctatgtggtgaagttcgtttttaagagtgcatcaGTTACCGATGATCACCGACATCGGATGTTCTGTGCTGTTTCCCGTGTTTATGTCTTTCCTCCTCCCCATACTTTCAGCGGGGAAACTTGAACGAGCGCACATTTATTAGCGACGGTTTTTCGGGCAGTTTTTACGTGTTTTCCGgggtgtcaaatttttgtggaaTGATCGTGAAGATCCTGTAATGGTGACTGAAATGGGctgttgtggccatgggctttctataactagcgggaaaaaaacgttacctttcctTAGGGATTTTCTGAGTTCAATTCAGCTAATTAGACAAATGAATGAGGCACACTGATGGGaaccacctgtttgggcggcaaaaaccttcacaagtatgacgcagaaggtttctaattgTTATCTCAAGTACACCTTTTTaaataattaggggtcactcttaaGTAAAACACCCTGTAAAGTTCGTTTGTGCAACGCATCAGAATTTCACCTGAAGATCTGTCTTTCCATGATGCGTCTCACTCTGTCCTGGTAGCTTAGCTCCTGGTCGTCCCATTCCGCTCTGACAATTGGTTCCGTCTGGTTCCAGCTTTCTACATTGTAGAGGTAGATTGTCTGGTCGTTCAGATTGAAGTGGATAGAAATCAGCACGACGAAGGTGAGCGATAGAACGCCGAAAATCAAGTTGCGGCACAAGTCCCTTCTGTCGCAGAAATGACAACATCTTCGCCGTAAGCGTCTGGATATCATCTGCAATAATGAAAGGCGATATATCACGGGGGAACAGGTGGTGAACAGGTATCTCGACAGGACGACGGCGTCCGTTATTATCCAATGGGTGAAGGTGGCCACCCCTCAATGGCGTTCAATAGAATAGAAAGGCACGCGCCAGATCGAACAATGCAAATGCGATATAATGTCACGCTACCAACGCTTGTGGGAGGCATAGAGCTAGTCCTCGTTTCAATTGGTCATCCAGCTTCTTGGCTGTGGCCTGTCGTGTACGGGCATCCCTGACCGTACGGCAGTACACAGGGTTCAGATCCACTCATACATCTGCACATCTGCGATCGGATGCTCTTACACGTACGCTACTTGCAATACACTTCTTCGTAATCTGAGAATCCGCTGATTCACGTGTTCGACTAAGATATTTTTGTATTGTTCGAACAGTAGCCAAGCGACAGTGAACATTCGTTGGATATCGGTCATCAACTTGATATTCGCAAAATTCAAAATCAAGATTTGATCTTGATCGAGATGAAGACGTTGTATATCCGAAAAGTATGATTGCGGTCATCAATGAGTGCATCAACATGAATTTCTAATTTACCATCACTGTAATCAGGGTCGATGCAGGACAGAGACCTAGAGGCTACACCACGGTTACTTGGAAAAGTACACGATGTCACCGAACCACACACCCTGGATGGTCTTGCGTTTGTGGCACCAAGAAGTACTTAGATCTTCAGTGAAGAAAGAACACAGCAACAGCCATGAGCCACGTGTTGACGTCACGTGCTAATGACACTCGGGCTGTGCGTGACGTGCAATTGTTGTCAGTGTAGTTTTATAAGACATAAAGTCTCTCTCACAAGCCACACAAAGGACCTAAACAGAATTTGCCGTACCTCTCCACACGAGCTGTCCTGCAGAGGCTCGACAACCGACCCTTATTAAACTTATTACGTCTTATTAAAGTTGTTTCAGTGACGAGTAAGCAGTTGTCCTGTCTAATAATTTTCTTCTTCGTCTCGTGTGGCGCTTTTAGAGATGTAGTCGTGTTATAAATCAGCATCGCTTAAAGACTACAAcacgcaaaatataaatgccgtCTGTGAACATTATGCGAATTTTCTTAAGAAGCCGCTGAACTCCTAGTTTCGAATTCTCCACAAGTATGTGACGTCATCGAGATTTGGTGTCTCACGCCGAGAAACAGCGTCAGCGTGTTCTGATGTTCACCCAACGTTGGAAgtctgccagcagctgtggtgaggaggTGAGGAGACAGAAATCGACCTTCCAGAAGCAATGTTGCCAGGGTTGCCAGACACATCGCAGATTGTGTGCCTTATGGtgtcatacttctcaaaaccagaaattaattttatgatacttcaGCTTCGCATAGACAAagaatattttgggagaaaagACCAAATCTAAATGTCAGCAACGAACTCTCGCATGAAACCATTGTGAGAGGAACTTACTGTCTTGATGATTCAAAAACAAAGGATTACACTTGCAAAATCTACGGTCGTTCACTCAGCATTGAGTATAGGCAGAGATCTGACGAAGCATTCTCCCTTGAAGCCTGTTTTCACTGCATCGCCGCGATGCTTAACGGGGAAGCGAACGAGCAATATGCAAGCCTGGTCCTTCGGGCTTGCTTGGATTCACACATTGGGAAGACTAATGCATTGCAATTCGTAATGAAGGCCACAAATATGCTTGTGTCCCGTACATCACAAGTCTCATTCTCTGCGTCACCAGTTCAAACATCCCCTAGCCCAAATCACCAGCGgcgcgtagccagaaaaatatttcggaggggttctatggggatcTTACATGGAGGAAGATGATtgccctcgtttccctctcccagatGCACGACCAAAGGGACGATTTCAGAGGGTTTGAATCCCCGTGGCTGCGCCAGAGCAAGTCACACACCACCGAACCACGCCCACCTCCGAACACAAAACTAGTTCGCTGAACCACGCATGGAAAAGTTCCCACGAGCGGACAGCAAATACTCTTAATTCAGTTCCACGTAAATTAATATTATCTATGATATTGGATTTGCGCCATTACGTACAGTTTGTCCATTTCACAACAACGGTACGAAACAAAAGCCATAAGCCATCTTGCTGACCGAAACAAAGCCTAGCTAGGCTAGCCTTTGCCGCAAGTTGCTTCAGCGCGCCTCCAATCCAGTCACATGGTCCTTTTCCATGCGAGATCCCGAAGAAGTTCCATGTCGCTGGAGCCCGAAATTCATATTCGTGAAAGCTCAAATTtatgaagcttttttttttgtgtgtgtgtgagtgttgTGATAATGCAGCTTCCTGATACGAGGGATAGTCCAGATGCAGACCTAACTGCATTAAACCGCTGGTATCTACACTGAGTCTATTTGTTGCCACAATAGGTAATAACCTCCAGGAAGTCCGTGGGACACCTTAAACACGGTGTATGAGATATTGATTTGTAAAGCGCAGGAATCAGCAAGTGGAATAGAACATCCAATCCAGAACCTGTGTCATTGGCTATTTTCGGctatacagtcggacctcgttttatgaaccctcgatatacgaattccctcaacttacgaacggctccacagggaaccaaaactttttccgtgtattttgacctcgttttccgaaccctcgatatccgaactatgaacggactattagggaacggacccaaagtagccaagccattccgacctcgatatacgaacgggcgttatgaacgttccgaggacaggccaatggaccggaggataatgaaagttcctcagtacatgctgtcaaggtcaaacatacaatgtcccaacgtcgctacgttccacaaacatgattcaccatttcctgaaagaataattcgggcgtttacagccgaacggttgtgagtttggaccaagtctccgagatggaaacatcttgcagttccaagagaaggcgttcagtcataaaagccggtgacaagcgtgatatttaccgttggaaacagtctcatccgcgcgcgaaatggtactttgaggaccgggtggatgagtcaagtgtcagacttcctgtcatctcttctaaacaggatagaccctgcaaaACGTAtcgtgcaaagcacaattacgcagtattttcaaaaataaaacttattcaaatcaatttcccgtgtttttgtgaggtatttgtgcactgcactccccggacctcgatttacgaatacctcgatttacgaacgattttctgagaaacgaagggtgttcgtaaagcgaggtttgactgtagttAATTAGTTGATCTAAGGAACTATGGGGTGTTAAATGTGTTTCTTCTTCCCCCCTTCGTAAAGTCAGGCACCTGTGAACTTGCCTTCGACAAATTTGTACATTGAACCTTAATATATACCGGATCATAGCGTTCCTTAAAGCAAATGGACAACTTTGTGTATAGTATAATGTGAAGGAAGTTCGTTTGGTGCAGTGCACTATCAGCATACCTGTGCATTTTATGCACATTGAGGCTTCTTGATGAATATTGTGGAGAAACCTTGCGGCTCAAATTCAATGCATTGTAGTGTCAGGGAATGCTGGCCTCTTGTGTATTGCTTTCTAAAGACATCCTTATGTTCCGTGTATGGGATGAAGGTGCAACAAATGAAGCGTTTATATTTTAATACAGTGAGCAAGAATAAATTATAGACATCAGATAAACGAGTAGTGATAGCAACAGCTGAAGATGTTCTCAGTCTCTTGACGTAGTCACCAGCCACTTTTTGCTGTGCTTTGGTGTGCGGCATGTACCATGGTGCCACCACGTTCCAACATCCTCGTAGTAGTTAGAGCTCTGTGATGGTGGCCGTGGGGCGTGGAGTAATGCGCACAGACGACACCAAAAGAAGGTGTTGATGAACTCTCCAGTACCTTTCCAGACAAAGTATTCGCTGTAGAGGGTGCTGTTGCTGTCCAGTACTTTGAGATATCGCGCTAGGTCTTTAGGAGACTCAAAGTCATCCACGTGGATGTAAGAATGGAAGGGTGCTGCCTTTCGATATTCATCGGGGCTGGCACCCATCACTATGGGCACGACATTATGCCTGGAACAGTGGTCAAGAGGGGACAATGACACGATTGTTGTAATAAAAGTAGAATGTAATAGAAAGTAATGACATTCCGTGACAAGGAAAACTACACACAATGTTACGTTATTCTGAATTTTTGCGATGTCCGTAGTGGGATAGTAAATTTGAACAAGGAGTCCATTTGCACAGTGCGTGCTGCTGGTACACCCCTCAAATTCCCCCCCATTTTCAGACAACCGACTTTGTTTAGAACGAAAGGCCCACGAACCCTCTTCGTGGGCCCCATCCACTTCTATGCCCTACTCAGTAGACTAACATAGCCAGACATTTGAGGAGATGTACTATTACGACTTTACATGGAGGCTACCCCTCGTtgccctctcccaaatgcactacaatACAGTACACAAAAGGTAagatttcagggggggggggcggtttgaACACCGAAACAACTACATGCACTGTCGGCGACAGAAATTAAGGGCACGTGTCACGACGTCCGCCCACCCCTCCCCTGAATCGCCCCTGAATGCGCACAATGGGTTTCCTCTTTCGAGGTACAGAGAACTATCGTGCAGATCTCATAGCCTGACTGGACTTGCAACGTACCATAGTGCATTATAAAACTTCTCCGTGATGTAATCCTTACAGTTGGCGTTCTCGAAGGATAGATAGAACTTATAGTCCCTGTCGAGCATTTGAAGGCATCGTTCTTGATCGTGTCTGTCGCATTTCAGGGGCCCACACTGTCCATAGATATCGACCTGGAAAACAGGCCACAGCTGAGGTATATACTGTCCTAGGCCACTCACACACAAGCTGTTCACACATTTTAGTGGCCCAAATGGCTGCTAAGTGACGTACAGTTGATGACTTACTATGGCATAACGCAGCCCCAATAGAGACGGGTAACTGCTATCATCCATTTCCGTGCGACTGTCAGTCACATTGCCCGGCAACAGAAAGGTCGGTGATGAAAGCACCGATATCACCAATACCAATGCACCAGTTttcatatacagtcaaccctcgatttatgaaccttcgatttatgaattccctcgttttatgaacctcgatatccgaataatgaacggaatttctgggaaccaactaggagttgcccagcgtttttgccctcaatttatgaacggattgTTCCGAGGttaacagaaaccttcaaagggataattccgtggtcttacgaatgacgcctgaacggacaaacgTTTTGCAAGTATTgccaccctcggttcttaacccctcgaaatccaaacaacaaacgggttttggaacacttggtcgcaccttgtgcgaccaagtgttcctgacctcagttgatgaataaggtggtcgctgtcacccggagattaataaacggagattaataaacggaggttaaaaatcccggaggaaatccgagaccggtccagtgcgaatgtggtgacatctcttatttccaagattgacacagcggaaggcatggtccaaagcaaaattaaacaatttagtattgcataataaactaTGTGAATGCGCTAaagtctgttctttgtgagattgatacagcaaaaggcatggtcaaaagcaaaattacacaatatatggcattataaacacaatcccaactcggaaatactgttgcatttgctcgatagtactcagttaactgaattttcgatttatgaatccctcgatttatgaacgatttttcggggaaccgagggtgttcataaatcgagggttgactgtattagCCGACCCTTCACTTGGCCAAAGCCGGTGcaaacagcccccccccccttaccccTCTTCCTGAGTCTGCCTAAAGGGACGCAAAAACAACTTTCGGGGAGCAAGAATacagaggagggggggggattTTCCACTTTACCCCCGGAAGCGAAAAGTATAGACGCCGGTACTGCACTTAGCGCTCGAATATGCAACGCGATCCTACCCATGATTCTTTGTTTGGCCACCAGCCTGTCTCTAAACTACTTGCCTGTACGTATTTTCCCAATTCCTTGGCATATTCGAGCCTCCAGTTCGACGCGAAACAGTTGGAGACGAACCAGGCCACCATCTTTTTCTTGCCTTTTGCGAAGTTCCTCCCCATAAGGGGTAACTGCTTCACCAGAGGATCGAAAAGGACGAACT is a window encoding:
- the LOC135393845 gene encoding glycoprotein 3-alpha-L-fucosyltransferase A-like isoform X2, producing MEQQAFRHPLVGHKHGSLWFSKGLMLPWFMMGGEVRPSNVRSRNRSIWPRESSDDRIVDQLMYLPPLYSHPNTNESKLKTIVLHGDWDDFKQGRQLFTRSKCPVDRCQVFRKETLKNMQGKDVDAMVFKDYMPDIPRTDPKQIWILHLLENPMHTAITGPPGVINWAATYRSDSVIVTPFAKFVLFDPLVKQLPLMGRNFAKGKKKMVAWFVSNCFASNWRLEYAKELGKYVQVDIYGQCGPLKCDRHDQERCLQMLDRDYKFYLSFENANCKDYITEKFYNALWHNVVPIVMGASPDEYRKAAPFHSYIHVDDFESPKDLARYLKVLDSNSTLYSEYFVWKGTGEFINTFFWCRLCALLHAPRPPSQSSNYYEDVGTWWHHGTCRTPKHSKKWLVTTSRD